From Afipia carboxidovorans OM5, one genomic window encodes:
- a CDS encoding MDR family oxidoreductase translates to MGTFKAIRIDKADKGTVASLTQFDESEWMEGDVVVAVEWSTLNYKDGLALTGKGPVVRRFPMIAGIDFAGAVISSEHPKWKAGDKVIGTGWGMGETHLGAYAEKTRVKGDWLVRLPEGLSAREAMAIGTAGFTAMLSVLALERHGITPADGPAVVTGAAGGVGSVAVSLLAKAGYHVIASTGRVSESAYLKDLGAAEIINREELSGAGRPLGKERWAAGVDSVGSTTLANVLSMTKAHGAIAACGLAGGMDLPATVAPFILRGVCLLGIDSVMCPLPLRDVAWARLATTLDKAKLAEMTREITLDEVIGAGSDILAGKIRGRVVVKIV, encoded by the coding sequence GTGGGAACGTTCAAAGCCATCCGCATCGACAAGGCCGACAAGGGCACCGTCGCGTCGCTGACGCAGTTTGACGAAAGCGAATGGATGGAGGGCGACGTCGTCGTCGCCGTCGAATGGTCCACTCTCAATTACAAGGACGGCCTCGCGCTCACCGGCAAGGGCCCGGTGGTGCGGCGATTTCCGATGATCGCCGGCATCGACTTCGCCGGGGCGGTGATTTCCTCCGAGCATCCGAAGTGGAAGGCCGGCGACAAGGTGATCGGCACCGGTTGGGGCATGGGCGAGACCCATCTCGGCGCCTATGCGGAAAAGACCCGCGTCAAGGGCGACTGGCTGGTGCGGCTGCCGGAGGGCCTGAGCGCGCGCGAGGCGATGGCGATCGGCACCGCGGGCTTCACCGCCATGCTGTCGGTGCTGGCGCTGGAGCGGCACGGCATCACGCCTGCGGACGGGCCGGCAGTCGTGACCGGTGCGGCCGGGGGCGTCGGCTCGGTGGCGGTGAGCCTGCTTGCGAAGGCGGGCTACCATGTCATCGCCTCGACCGGGCGTGTCAGCGAGAGCGCCTACCTGAAGGATCTCGGCGCAGCGGAAATCATCAACCGCGAGGAGCTGTCCGGCGCGGGACGGCCGCTCGGCAAGGAGCGCTGGGCGGCGGGTGTCGACAGCGTCGGCTCGACCACGCTCGCCAATGTGTTGTCGATGACCAAAGCTCACGGCGCCATCGCCGCCTGCGGCCTTGCCGGCGGCATGGACCTGCCTGCCACGGTTGCGCCTTTCATTTTGCGTGGGGTGTGCCTTTTGGGTATCGATTCCGTGATGTGCCCGCTGCCCTTGCGCGATGTCGCATGGGCGCGGCTTGCCACCACCCTCGACAAGGCAAAACTTGCTGAAATGACACGGGAAATCACCCTCGACGAGGTGATTGGCGCCGGCTCCGACATTCTCGCGGGCAAGATTCGCGGGCGCGTGGTGGTGAAAATCGTCTGA
- a CDS encoding DUF3422 family protein: MLPPLVPHRLRASILNELHARPFTALAVPRRILHFAFQTDEAAAQTDRVNLFAFCTTRGLAGPLPAEKHYRVALGSTVLRWEQHSEFTTYTWEMPSASSDAPFTPNVAVIEPQTRAIPQPGPLLVAIDLHILRKDPNHLPLEDIFDRASLASAENSDGSASYATDFRLDPSGFVRILITDNGLASDRAGALVQRVIEIETYRTLALLGLPEAQRLAPSINKIEQKLTEVTRKMREATDLGSNRQLLDELVGLASDLEAGAAASVFRFGATRAYDEIIHQRLATIGERKMGGLPTWTSFLARRMAPAIRTCITTETRQSELSLKLTRAADLLRTRVNVELEKQNQELLKSMNERTRMQLRLQTTVEGLSVAAITYYVVSLFGYVAKAIHETGYVHIDPVYMIAAFIPVAALGIWATVRRIRKHHISHE; this comes from the coding sequence ATGTTGCCTCCGCTGGTGCCGCACCGGCTGCGCGCCTCGATCCTCAATGAGCTGCACGCCCGCCCGTTCACCGCGCTCGCGGTGCCACGGCGCATCCTGCACTTCGCCTTCCAGACCGACGAGGCGGCCGCGCAGACCGACCGGGTGAACCTGTTCGCGTTCTGCACGACGCGCGGCCTTGCCGGGCCGCTGCCTGCGGAAAAGCATTATCGCGTCGCACTCGGCTCCACGGTGCTGCGCTGGGAGCAACACTCCGAATTCACCACCTACACCTGGGAGATGCCGTCCGCATCGAGCGATGCGCCGTTCACGCCGAACGTTGCGGTGATCGAGCCGCAGACCCGCGCCATTCCCCAGCCCGGACCGCTGCTGGTTGCGATCGACCTGCACATCCTGCGGAAGGATCCGAACCACCTTCCGCTCGAAGATATTTTCGATCGTGCAAGCCTTGCGAGCGCCGAAAACTCCGACGGCTCCGCATCCTATGCGACAGACTTCCGGCTCGACCCGTCGGGCTTCGTGCGCATTCTCATCACCGACAACGGCCTTGCGAGCGATCGCGCCGGCGCGCTCGTGCAACGCGTGATCGAGATAGAGACCTACCGGACGCTGGCGCTCCTCGGCCTGCCCGAAGCGCAGCGGCTCGCGCCCTCGATCAACAAGATCGAACAGAAGCTCACCGAGGTGACGCGGAAGATGCGCGAGGCGACCGACCTCGGCAGCAACCGCCAGCTTCTCGACGAACTCGTGGGTCTCGCCTCCGACCTCGAAGCCGGCGCCGCCGCGAGCGTGTTCCGCTTCGGTGCGACGCGGGCCTATGACGAGATCATCCACCAGCGTCTCGCCACCATCGGCGAGCGCAAGATGGGCGGGCTGCCGACCTGGACTTCATTCCTCGCACGGCGAATGGCGCCCGCGATCCGCACCTGCATCACCACCGAGACGCGGCAGAGCGAACTGTCACTGAAACTGACGCGCGCCGCCGACCTGTTGCGCACTCGTGTCAACGTCGAGCTGGAAAAGCAGAACCAGGAACTCTTGAAGTCGATGAACGAGCGCACGCGCATGCAGCTCAGGTTGCAGACGACGGTTGAAGGGCTGTCGGTCGCGGCGATCACCTATTACGTCGTCAGCCTGTTCGGCTACGTCGCCAAGGCGATTCACGAGACCGGCTACGTGCACATCGATCCGGTCTACATGATCGCGGCGTTCATTCCGGTCGCGGCACTTGGAATCTGGGCGACAGTGCGCCGCATCCGCAAGCACCACATCTCGCATGAATGA
- a CDS encoding NUDIX hydrolase: protein MAEKSLTPIEIGLTAAIVSINDNEPLILTAPGDEDELAGLPFGPFDAVSHRTFEIGLRAWVAEQTGLRLGYVEQLYTFGDRGRHATADHTGMHVASIGYLALTRSVDGESSPKVEGATFEPWYRYFPWEDWRVTKPALIDQEILPALKAWADKSDASNANRALSRADRVRLYFGAEGAHWDEEHVLDRYELLYEAGLVEEAKRDGRPAALARKSLPPLGAAMRFDHRRILATAIARLRSKLKYRPVVFELLPPEFTLTELQHTVEAISGRHLHKQNFRRLVEAGALTEPTGEVSTRTGGRPAALFRFRREVLQERPAPGLRVRARR, encoded by the coding sequence ATGGCCGAGAAGTCGCTGACCCCGATCGAGATCGGCCTCACCGCCGCGATCGTCTCGATCAACGACAACGAGCCGCTGATCCTCACCGCCCCCGGCGACGAGGATGAACTCGCGGGGCTGCCGTTCGGCCCGTTCGATGCGGTGAGCCATCGCACGTTCGAGATCGGGCTGCGCGCCTGGGTTGCCGAGCAGACCGGCCTCCGCCTCGGTTATGTCGAGCAGCTCTACACCTTCGGCGACCGCGGCCGCCACGCCACCGCCGACCACACCGGTATGCACGTCGCCTCGATCGGCTATCTCGCGCTGACGCGCAGCGTCGATGGCGAATCCTCGCCCAAGGTCGAGGGCGCAACGTTCGAGCCGTGGTACCGCTATTTCCCGTGGGAAGACTGGCGCGTCACCAAGCCCGCTCTCATCGATCAGGAAATTTTGCCCGCACTGAAAGCCTGGGCGGACAAATCGGATGCATCGAACGCCAACCGCGCGCTCAGCCGCGCCGATCGCGTGCGGCTTTATTTCGGCGCGGAAGGCGCGCACTGGGACGAGGAGCACGTGCTCGACCGCTACGAGCTTCTCTACGAGGCAGGCCTTGTCGAGGAAGCGAAGCGCGACGGTCGCCCGGCAGCACTCGCGCGCAAGTCACTGCCGCCGCTCGGCGCCGCGATGCGCTTCGACCATCGTCGCATTCTCGCGACCGCGATTGCGCGGCTGCGCTCGAAACTGAAATACCGCCCGGTGGTGTTCGAACTGCTGCCACCGGAATTCACGCTGACCGAATTGCAGCACACGGTGGAGGCGATCTCCGGCCGCCATCTGCACAAACAAAACTTCCGTCGCCTGGTGGAAGCGGGTGCGCTGACTGAGCCGACCGGTGAAGTCTCGACCCGCACCGGCGGGCGCCCGGCCGCCTTGTTTCGCTTCCGTCGCGAGGTGCTGCAGGAGCGCCCGGCCCCGGGGTTGCGGGTGCGCGCGCGCAGGTAA
- a CDS encoding tyrosine phosphatase family protein encodes MIHVCSLAELHSTVAAVSASHIVTVMGKVEKAQTPASILAANHLRVSMDDITEAADGFKVPAATHIETVLHFVRHWDRRAPLVVHCFAGISRSTATAFLAACALNPGRDESEIASAIRAASPSASPNRLIVQLADQILGRDGRMVRALDHIGPGSAVLEGRPFRIHIE; translated from the coding sequence ATGATCCACGTCTGTTCGCTCGCCGAGCTTCATTCCACCGTCGCCGCCGTCAGCGCGAGTCACATCGTGACCGTGATGGGGAAGGTCGAGAAGGCGCAGACGCCCGCCTCTATCCTCGCGGCGAACCATCTGCGTGTCTCGATGGACGATATCACCGAGGCCGCCGACGGCTTCAAGGTTCCCGCAGCCACGCATATCGAGACCGTGCTGCACTTCGTGCGGCACTGGGACCGCCGCGCGCCGCTCGTCGTCCATTGCTTCGCGGGGATCAGCCGTTCGACCGCGACCGCCTTTCTCGCCGCCTGCGCGCTCAACCCCGGCCGCGACGAAAGCGAGATCGCGAGCGCGATCCGCGCCGCCTCGCCAAGTGCGAGCCCGAACCGGCTGATCGTGCAGTTGGCCGACCAGATCCTCGGCCGCGACGGCCGCATGGTCCGCGCCCTCGATCATATCGGCCCCGGCAGCGCCGTGCTGGAAGGCCGACCGTTCCGCATCCACATCGAGTAA
- a CDS encoding YfbR-like 5'-deoxynucleotidase, giving the protein MTAKRTPAKPAPRAWQRMLSGRRLDLLDPSPLDVEITDIAHGLARVARWNGQTHGAHIFSVAQHTLLVEEVLRTHAPRVDRRVRLAAMLHDAPEYVIGDMISPFKAVIGGSYKVVERRLLAAIHLRFGLPAVLPAEIETMIKAADIGAAYLEATRLAGFSQAEAKRLFGRDPKLSPASVDSYLTPWSATKAEKLFLARCQSLTA; this is encoded by the coding sequence ATGACGGCGAAACGCACACCCGCAAAGCCCGCGCCTCGTGCCTGGCAGCGTATGCTGTCGGGCCGCCGTCTCGACCTACTCGATCCCTCGCCGCTCGATGTCGAAATCACCGACATCGCCCACGGGCTTGCCCGCGTCGCGCGCTGGAACGGCCAGACCCACGGCGCGCATATCTTCTCGGTGGCGCAGCACACGCTGCTGGTCGAGGAAGTGCTGCGGACGCACGCGCCGCGCGTCGACCGCCGGGTGCGGCTCGCGGCAATGCTGCACGATGCGCCCGAATACGTCATCGGCGACATGATCTCTCCGTTCAAGGCGGTGATCGGCGGCTCCTACAAAGTCGTAGAGCGGCGACTTCTTGCCGCAATCCATCTGCGCTTCGGCCTGCCTGCGGTGCTGCCCGCCGAGATCGAGACCATGATCAAGGCCGCCGATATCGGTGCGGCCTATCTCGAGGCGACGCGCCTTGCGGGCTTCAGCCAGGCCGAGGCGAAACGCCTGTTCGGCCGCGACCCGAAACTCAGCCCGGCGAGCGTCGACAGCTATCTGACGCCCTGGTCGGCGACCAAGGCGGAAAAGCTGTTCCTCGCGCGCTGCCAGTCGTTGACCGCATAG
- a CDS encoding DNA-3-methyladenine glycosylase I, protein MSPALSRVKDLPRCAWPGEDPLYVAYHDEEWGVPEYDDRALFEKLILDGFQAGLSWITILRKRDNFRKAFDDFDPVKIARYDAKKIAALMNDAGIVRNRAKIEGAVKSAQAYLVIMEEGPGFSKLLWSFVDGKPKMNRFRSKGQVPTSTPESIAMSKELVKRGFKFVGPTIVYAFMQATGMVNDHMITCHCHATCGQPKRQRKTSRKAS, encoded by the coding sequence ATGAGCCCTGCTCTTTCGCGCGTGAAAGATCTGCCGCGATGCGCCTGGCCGGGCGAGGACCCGCTCTACGTTGCCTATCACGACGAGGAATGGGGCGTGCCGGAATATGACGACCGTGCACTGTTCGAGAAGCTGATCCTCGATGGCTTCCAGGCGGGGCTGTCGTGGATCACCATCCTGCGCAAGCGCGACAATTTCCGCAAAGCCTTCGACGATTTCGATCCGGTGAAGATTGCGCGTTACGACGCGAAGAAGATCGCCGCGCTGATGAACGATGCCGGCATCGTGCGCAATCGCGCCAAGATCGAAGGCGCGGTGAAAAGCGCGCAGGCCTATCTCGTCATCATGGAGGAAGGCCCCGGCTTCTCGAAGCTGTTGTGGAGCTTCGTCGACGGCAAGCCGAAGATGAATCGTTTCCGCAGTAAAGGGCAGGTTCCGACCTCGACGCCGGAGTCGATTGCGATGTCGAAGGAGCTTGTGAAGCGCGGCTTCAAGTTCGTCGGCCCGACCATCGTCTATGCCTTCATGCAGGCAACCGGCATGGTCAACGATCACATGATCACCTGCCATTGCCATGCCACCTGCGGGCAACCGAAGCGCCAACGCAAGACTTCCCGCAAAGCCTCATGA
- a CDS encoding YgfZ/GcvT domain-containing protein → MKSAFLSDRGVIKVGGEDARHFLNGLVTTNIELVRPGLGRFGALLTPQGKIIADFLVTEIPAGHGGGFLLDCPKSLAQPLTARLSIYKLRAKVVIENLSDSLGVLAVWDGQPQMTPDLAFADPRDNELGWRILVPAELAEKAAAAIGATMTSEADYEAHRIACGAPRGGVDFGYNDAFPHDANMDRLHGVDFDKGCYIGQEVVSRMQHRGTARNRIVRVGIDGDVASGTTVMAGEKTVGTFGSSAGGHGLALLRVDRVNDAIESGLAVTAEGHALTFVAPQDIALPKKAVT, encoded by the coding sequence ATGAAATCCGCATTTCTCTCCGATCGGGGCGTGATCAAAGTCGGCGGCGAGGACGCTCGCCACTTTCTCAACGGCCTCGTCACCACCAATATCGAACTGGTCCGCCCCGGCCTTGGCCGTTTCGGCGCGCTGCTGACGCCGCAGGGCAAGATCATCGCCGACTTTCTCGTCACCGAGATTCCCGCGGGCCATGGTGGCGGCTTTCTGCTCGATTGCCCGAAAAGCCTCGCGCAGCCGCTCACCGCGCGCCTGTCGATCTACAAGCTGCGCGCCAAGGTCGTGATCGAAAACCTTTCCGACTCGCTCGGCGTGTTGGCCGTCTGGGACGGACAACCGCAGATGACGCCGGACCTCGCGTTCGCCGATCCGCGCGACAATGAGCTCGGCTGGCGTATCCTCGTGCCCGCGGAGCTTGCGGAGAAGGCGGCAGCGGCCATCGGCGCCACGATGACGAGCGAGGCCGACTACGAGGCCCACCGGATTGCCTGCGGCGCGCCACGCGGTGGCGTCGACTTCGGTTATAACGACGCCTTCCCGCACGATGCCAACATGGATCGCCTGCACGGCGTCGATTTCGACAAGGGCTGTTACATCGGCCAGGAGGTCGTCTCCCGCATGCAGCATCGCGGCACCGCGCGTAACCGCATCGTCCGCGTCGGCATCGACGGCGATGTTGCGTCCGGCACGACGGTGATGGCGGGCGAGAAGACGGTCGGCACGTTCGGCTCCTCCGCGGGCGGACACGGACTCGCGCTGCTGCGCGTCGACCGCGTCAACGATGCGATCGAATCCGGATTGGCGGTCACGGCCGAGGGCCATGCGCTGACCTTCGTCGCGCCGCAGGACATCGCGCTGCCGAAGAAGGCCGTCACATGA
- a CDS encoding dihydroorotase, whose protein sequence is MAQTFDLLLKSGTVVNQDGEGVRNIGVTAGRIAALDVPDDASAGEVIDCKGLHILPGVIDTQVHFREPGLTHKEDLETGSRSAVMGGVTAVFEMPNTNPLTITEETFTAKINAAHHRMHCDFAFFIGGTRENYRDLPELERAPGCSGVKVFIGSSTGSLLVEDDDGLRHILSAIRRRASFHAEDEYRLNERKNLRIEGDPRSHPVWRDEMAALIATKRLVGIAREYGKRIHVLHISTKEEIAYLRDHKDVATCEATPHHLTLAAPECYERLGTRAQMNPPVRDATHREAIWQGISQGIVDVLGSDHAPHTLDEKGKTYPASPSGMTGVQTLVPIMLDHVNAGRLSLARFVDLSSAGPARIFNIACKGRIAAGYDADFTVVDMKRSETIRNEDNASRAGWTPYDGVKVKGWPVGTFVRGRRVMWQGELVAASGGEPVRFMETLKP, encoded by the coding sequence ATGGCTCAGACCTTCGATCTCCTCCTCAAATCCGGCACCGTGGTCAATCAGGACGGGGAGGGGGTGCGCAACATCGGCGTCACCGCGGGGCGCATCGCCGCGCTCGACGTGCCGGACGATGCCAGTGCCGGCGAGGTGATCGACTGCAAGGGCCTGCACATCCTGCCCGGCGTGATCGATACCCAGGTGCATTTTCGCGAACCGGGCCTCACCCACAAGGAAGACCTGGAAACGGGCTCGCGCAGTGCGGTGATGGGCGGCGTCACCGCCGTGTTCGAGATGCCGAACACCAACCCGCTGACGATCACCGAGGAAACCTTCACCGCAAAGATCAACGCCGCGCATCACCGCATGCATTGCGACTTCGCCTTCTTCATCGGCGGCACGCGTGAGAACTATCGCGATCTGCCGGAACTCGAGCGCGCGCCGGGCTGCTCGGGCGTCAAGGTGTTCATCGGCTCATCGACCGGCAGCCTACTTGTCGAGGACGATGACGGCCTGCGGCATATTCTGAGCGCGATCCGCCGCCGCGCCTCGTTCCACGCCGAGGACGAATATCGCCTCAACGAGCGCAAGAATCTGCGCATCGAGGGCGATCCGCGCTCGCACCCGGTGTGGCGCGATGAGATGGCGGCGCTGATTGCGACCAAGCGGCTCGTCGGCATCGCGCGCGAATACGGCAAGCGGATTCACGTTCTGCATATCTCGACCAAGGAAGAGATCGCCTACCTGCGCGATCACAAGGACGTCGCAACCTGCGAGGCGACGCCGCATCATCTCACGCTCGCCGCGCCCGAATGCTACGAACGGCTCGGCACTCGCGCGCAGATGAATCCGCCGGTGCGCGATGCAACCCATCGCGAGGCGATCTGGCAGGGCATCTCACAGGGCATCGTCGACGTGCTCGGCTCCGATCACGCGCCGCATACGCTGGACGAGAAGGGCAAAACCTATCCGGCTTCGCCTTCCGGCATGACCGGCGTACAGACGCTGGTGCCGATCATGCTCGATCACGTCAATGCCGGGCGGCTGTCGCTTGCGCGCTTCGTCGATCTGTCGAGCGCGGGGCCGGCGCGCATCTTCAACATCGCCTGCAAGGGCCGGATCGCAGCGGGCTACGATGCCGACTTCACCGTCGTCGATATGAAGCGCAGCGAGACGATCCGGAACGAGGACAACGCGTCGCGCGCGGGCTGGACGCCTTATGATGGTGTGAAGGTGAAGGGCTGGCCGGTCGGCACGTTCGTTCGCGGACGGCGGGTGATGTGGCAGGGCGAACTTGTGGCGGCATCCGGCGGCGAACCGGTGCGCTTCATGGAAACGCTGAAGCCGTAA
- a CDS encoding TIGR02301 family protein, translating to MLRRALAVLLTCLILLPATAARAEDEAAPFDADLQRLAEILGALHYLRGICGTNEGQKWRTQMQALVEAETPSGDRRTRMIASFNRGYNGFQQTYRTCTPAANLVVRRYLVEGADISRNLTSRYAN from the coding sequence ATGCTGCGCCGTGCCCTCGCCGTGCTCCTCACCTGCCTGATCCTGCTGCCGGCCACCGCCGCGCGGGCGGAGGACGAGGCCGCGCCGTTCGATGCCGATTTGCAGCGGCTCGCGGAAATCCTCGGCGCGCTGCATTACCTGCGCGGCATCTGCGGCACCAACGAGGGCCAGAAATGGCGCACGCAGATGCAGGCGCTGGTGGAGGCCGAGACGCCGTCCGGCGACCGCCGCACCCGGATGATCGCCAGTTTCAACCGCGGCTATAACGGCTTCCAGCAGACCTACCGGACCTGCACCCCGGCGGCGAATCTCGTGGTCCGCCGCTACCTCGTCGAGGGCGCCGACATCTCGCGGAACCTGACTTCGCGATATGCCAACTGA
- a CDS encoding NUDIX hydrolase produces the protein MNDTLAARPQIAVSAGIFRDGKILLTRRNRNPARGIYTFPGGRVEFGESLTEAVAREVMEETGLTIEVVGLAGYREALPLRTGAGRHFIILPFAARWVSGEINLNDELDDAKWLTSGQLGNLPVTEGLRDVMLSVERILAATP, from the coding sequence GTGAACGACACCCTCGCCGCACGGCCGCAGATCGCGGTCAGCGCAGGCATTTTCCGCGACGGCAAGATCTTGCTCACCCGCCGCAACCGCAACCCGGCCCGCGGCATCTACACCTTCCCCGGCGGCCGTGTGGAATTCGGCGAATCCCTGACCGAGGCGGTCGCACGCGAGGTGATGGAGGAAACCGGCCTCACCATCGAGGTCGTGGGGCTCGCCGGGTATCGCGAGGCCCTGCCGCTCAGGACCGGCGCCGGCCGCCATTTCATCATCCTGCCCTTTGCCGCCCGCTGGGTGTCCGGCGAGATTAATCTCAACGACGAACTCGACGACGCCAAATGGCTGACGTCCGGGCAGCTCGGCAACCTGCCGGTGACCGAAGGGCTGCGGGACGTCATGCTCTCCGTCGAGCGGATTCTGGCGGCGACCCCATAA
- a CDS encoding SOS response-associated peptidase has protein sequence MCGRFTLTSAPAILRQAFNYAEQPNFPPRYNVAPTQPVAVVLASEGARHFQLVRWGFIPAWVKDPKAFSLVINARSESVLEKPAFRNAIRRRRCLVPADGYYEWQAGGARKQPFYIHPRDGAPMGLAGIAETWVGPNGEELDTVAIVTTAAREEMAHLHARVPVLIAPNDYACWLDGGEAATAEAIRLLQPPPSGSLAWHPVSVEVNRVANDHAGLLERIEPVEVAEPEKPEASSRRATRRASEERQGSLF, from the coding sequence ATGTGCGGGCGATTCACGCTGACATCGGCGCCGGCTATCCTGCGGCAGGCCTTCAACTATGCCGAGCAGCCGAACTTTCCGCCCCGTTATAACGTTGCGCCGACGCAGCCGGTCGCGGTGGTGCTGGCCAGCGAGGGCGCGCGGCATTTCCAGTTGGTGCGCTGGGGATTCATCCCGGCCTGGGTGAAAGACCCGAAGGCGTTTTCGCTCGTCATCAACGCGCGTTCCGAAAGCGTGCTGGAGAAGCCTGCGTTCCGCAATGCGATCCGGCGGCGGCGCTGCCTGGTGCCGGCCGACGGCTATTACGAATGGCAGGCGGGCGGCGCGCGCAAGCAGCCGTTCTACATTCACCCGCGCGACGGCGCGCCGATGGGCCTCGCCGGAATTGCCGAGACATGGGTCGGGCCGAACGGTGAGGAACTCGACACCGTGGCGATCGTGACGACAGCGGCGCGGGAGGAGATGGCGCATCTGCATGCGCGCGTGCCGGTGCTGATCGCGCCGAATGACTATGCCTGCTGGCTCGACGGCGGCGAGGCCGCAACGGCGGAGGCGATCCGTCTGTTGCAGCCGCCGCCCTCGGGAAGCCTCGCGTGGCATCCGGTGTCGGTCGAGGTCAATCGTGTTGCGAACGATCACGCCGGGTTGCTGGAGCGCATCGAGCCTGTTGAAGTTGCGGAGCCTGAGAAGCCGGAGGCTTCGTCGCGTCGTGCCACGCGTCGCGCGTCGGAGGAGAGGCAGGGCTCGCTGTTTTAA
- a CDS encoding FAD-binding oxidoreductase, protein MTAAPLSDDLLARFRAIVGDKHAVSGEADKAPYLVEERGLYQGRTPLVLRPGSTDEVAAICKLASETRTPLVPQGGNTGLVGGQIPHHGEIVISLRRLDKIREVDAASSTMICEAGVILANAHTAAEQADRIFPLWLGSEGSCTIGGNLSTNAGGIAALSYGIARDLVLGLEVVLADGRILRGLSKLKKDNTGYDLRNLFIGSEGTLGIITAAVLKLLPKPRTVETAFVGLASPQAALSLLNRAQAAAGATLTSFELISDVAVSFAVKHGPSLRAPLVGPYRWYVLMEISSPREDARTLIEDILSAAMEDGLADDAVIAASLEQRKMFWTLREVISPAQKPEGGSIKHDVSVPVAAVPTFLTDADAAVAKLIPGARAVAFGHLGDGNIHYNVSQPVGADKAAYLARWHEMNEVVHAIVLKHGGSISAEHGIGFLKRDELAHVKDPVALDLMRTLKRTLDPLDILNPGKVV, encoded by the coding sequence ATGACGGCCGCGCCCCTCTCCGACGATCTGCTTGCGCGTTTCCGCGCCATCGTCGGCGACAAGCATGCCGTCAGTGGCGAGGCGGATAAGGCGCCTTATCTCGTCGAGGAGCGCGGCCTCTATCAGGGCCGCACGCCGCTGGTGCTGCGCCCCGGCAGCACCGACGAAGTCGCGGCGATCTGCAAGCTCGCGAGCGAGACGCGGACGCCGCTGGTGCCGCAGGGCGGCAACACCGGCCTCGTCGGCGGGCAGATCCCGCATCACGGCGAGATCGTCATCTCGCTGCGCCGCCTCGACAAGATCCGCGAGGTTGATGCTGCCTCCAGCACCATGATCTGCGAGGCCGGCGTCATTCTCGCCAATGCCCACACGGCGGCAGAACAGGCCGACCGCATCTTCCCGCTATGGCTCGGCTCGGAGGGAAGCTGCACCATCGGCGGCAATCTCTCCACCAATGCCGGCGGCATCGCCGCGCTGTCCTACGGCATCGCGCGCGATCTGGTGCTCGGGCTTGAAGTCGTGCTCGCCGATGGTCGCATTTTGCGCGGCCTGTCGAAGCTGAAGAAGGATAATACCGGCTACGATCTGCGCAACCTGTTCATCGGCTCCGAAGGCACGCTCGGCATCATCACCGCGGCGGTGCTGAAGCTGCTGCCGAAGCCGCGCACGGTCGAGACCGCCTTTGTCGGCCTTGCCTCGCCGCAAGCCGCACTGTCGCTTCTCAACCGCGCGCAGGCCGCCGCAGGCGCGACGCTGACAAGCTTCGAGTTGATCTCCGACGTCGCGGTGTCGTTCGCGGTGAAGCATGGGCCGAGCTTGCGCGCGCCGCTCGTAGGCCCATATCGCTGGTATGTGCTGATGGAAATTTCCTCGCCGCGCGAAGATGCGCGCACACTGATTGAGGACATTCTGTCTGCTGCGATGGAAGATGGCTTGGCCGACGATGCGGTGATCGCTGCAAGCCTTGAGCAGCGCAAGATGTTCTGGACGCTACGCGAGGTGATCTCGCCCGCACAGAAGCCCGAAGGCGGTTCGATCAAGCACGACGTCTCGGTGCCGGTGGCGGCGGTGCCGACGTTTCTCACCGATGCCGATGCAGCGGTGGCGAAGCTCATTCCCGGCGCTCGGGCGGTGGCGTTCGGCCATCTCGGCGACGGCAACATCCACTACAACGTGAGCCAGCCCGTTGGTGCCGACAAGGCGGCCTATCTCGCGCGCTGGCATGAGATGAACGAAGTCGTCCACGCGATCGTGTTGAAGCATGGCGGCTCGATCTCTGCCGAACACGGCATCGGCTTTCTCAAGCGTGACGAGCTTGCGCATGTAAAGGACCCGGTCGCGCTCGACCTGATGCGCACGCTGAAGCGCACGCTCGATCCGCTCGACATTCTCAATCCGGGCAAGGTGGTGTGA